From a region of the Synechococcus sp. PCC 7502 genome:
- a CDS encoding peptidylprolyl isomerase, whose protein sequence is MTRAIMETSKGTINLDLFDQDAPNTVKNFVDLAQKGFYDGLSFHRVIDNFMIQGGCPFGTGTGGPGYKINCEINSNKHLAGTLSMAHAGKNTGGSQFFICHAPQPHLDGVHTTFGQTKDLAVVNAIRKGDKILSLKIEA, encoded by the coding sequence ATGACCCGTGCGATTATGGAAACCAGTAAAGGTACCATTAACCTCGACCTATTCGATCAAGATGCCCCCAATACGGTCAAAAACTTTGTGGATTTAGCGCAAAAGGGTTTCTATGATGGTTTAAGCTTTCACCGAGTTATAGACAATTTCATGATCCAAGGCGGTTGTCCCTTCGGCACTGGCACTGGTGGACCTGGTTATAAGATCAACTGCGAAATTAACTCCAATAAGCATCTAGCAGGAACTCTATCTATGGCTCATGCTGGCAAAAATACTGGTGGCAGTCAATTCTTTATCTGTCATGCGCCCCAACCTCACCTAGATGGAGTCCATACCACCTTTGGTCAAACTAAAGATTTAGCAGTGGTCAATGCAATTCGTAAGGGAGATAAAATTCTCTCTCTAAAGATTGAAGCGTAG
- a CDS encoding chloride channel protein, with protein MIQNPLTLSRSVLLWAMTGVTCGLFGSVYWIALSHLIQAFEYFNGLVLLIIMPLAGLLIGLVIHWLGNPGEIGLVIDNIHLNGGRLATRENPSMILSSLISIASGGSAGPEAPMVQITGSIGTWFADRLRLTGESLRTLSIAGMASGFTVLFGAPLGGTFFALEILHHQHVAEYAEAILPAIVASCPSYTIFVMFTNLGLGPTWHFPQYSVDHLFTFAEAMLYGVVGAIAGWLFVAIFRSCDRLLESLSIPIYGRTTLAGFVLGGLAILFPLTRFFGEHQLDEIINSDFSIMVLVALAISKMLTISITVTGGWRGGIIIPLFFIGACLGKAIAIANPSSNETLAMICVMAALNASVTRTPISTTLILAKLAGLSIFTPVLFASMVGFLLSPRYPFIPSQLKAKIK; from the coding sequence GTGATACAAAATCCCCTAACTCTGAGTCGTTCAGTTCTACTATGGGCAATGACAGGAGTTACCTGTGGTTTATTTGGTTCAGTTTATTGGATAGCATTATCCCACCTGATACAAGCATTCGAGTATTTTAATGGGTTAGTTTTATTAATTATCATGCCCTTAGCTGGGTTATTGATTGGTTTAGTGATTCACTGGCTAGGAAACCCCGGTGAGATTGGATTAGTTATTGATAACATCCACCTTAATGGAGGACGACTAGCTACCCGTGAGAATCCCTCCATGATTCTGTCATCACTGATCAGTATTGCTAGTGGTGGTAGTGCGGGACCAGAAGCACCAATGGTGCAAATCACAGGTTCAATCGGCACTTGGTTTGCGGATCGCTTGCGGTTAACTGGAGAATCGTTGCGGACTTTGAGTATTGCAGGTATGGCATCGGGATTTACGGTTCTATTTGGTGCGCCATTGGGTGGAACCTTCTTTGCCTTAGAGATTTTGCATCATCAACATGTTGCTGAGTATGCTGAAGCAATTTTACCCGCGATCGTAGCCAGTTGCCCCAGTTATACCATTTTTGTAATGTTCACCAATCTTGGGCTGGGACCAACTTGGCATTTTCCTCAGTACAGCGTTGATCATCTTTTTACTTTTGCAGAAGCTATGCTCTATGGAGTAGTGGGTGCGATCGCAGGTTGGTTATTTGTCGCTATATTTCGTAGCTGCGATCGGCTACTAGAATCCTTATCGATTCCCATCTATGGGCGCACTACTTTAGCTGGATTCGTGCTAGGTGGATTAGCGATTTTATTTCCACTGACACGCTTCTTTGGTGAACATCAACTAGACGAAATCATTAACAGCGACTTTTCGATTATGGTGCTGGTGGCTTTAGCGATCTCTAAAATGCTCACAATTAGCATAACTGTGACAGGAGGTTGGCGAGGAGGAATTATTATTCCGCTATTTTTTATTGGAGCCTGTTTAGGTAAAGCTATTGCGATCGCTAATCCGAGTTCTAATGAGACACTTGCCATGATTTGTGTGATGGCTGCTCTCAATGCCAGTGTGACTAGAACGCCAATTAGTACGACTCTGATCCTTGCTAAGTTAGCTGGATTAAGTATATTTACTCCAGTGCTCTTTGCAAGTATGGTCGGGTTTCTATTATCTCCTAGATATCCTTTTATTCCCTCACAACTGAAAGCCAAGATTAAGTAG
- the gpmI gene encoding 2,3-bisphosphoglycerate-independent phosphoglycerate mutase — translation MVTGAVSPLVLVILDGWGYREEVDGNAIAAAKTPIMDSLWHSYPKTLLQASGKEVGLPKGQMGNSEVGHLNIGAGRVVPQELVRISDAVDDGTIFTNEALVKVFDAVKANGTKLHLIGLCSDGGVHSHIDHLFGLLDMAKLRGIADVCIHVITDGRDTQPTSSLIHVHKIQAYIDHIGIGKIVTISGRYYAMDRDRRWDRVQKAYDVMVKDDLGAITSAIAVLEHAHSEQITDEFIPPTRIAHGAVAAGDGVIFFNFRPDRSREICQAFVTPKFSGFERNLITPLHFATFTQYDPTLPVDVAFVAQNLDNMLGQMIAKHHLKQLRVAETEKYAHVTYFFDGGSEEPNEGDDRIMINSPMVSTYDQSPPMSALEVTKTVIEAVNKRIYSLIVVNYANPDMVGHTGNFNAAIEAITVVDKCLGQLIAAINGAGGTALITADHGNAEYMWDEHHNPWTAHTINPVPFIVVEGEGLKIRGYGGEVELKSGGKLADIAPTILEILQIPQPPEMTGTSLLAATDVELRASRSPVRIKV, via the coding sequence ATGGTTACAGGGGCTGTTTCTCCACTAGTTCTAGTTATACTGGACGGCTGGGGGTATCGAGAAGAAGTTGATGGCAATGCGATCGCCGCCGCCAAAACCCCAATTATGGACAGTCTGTGGCACTCATACCCAAAAACTTTGCTCCAAGCATCAGGCAAAGAAGTCGGTTTACCCAAGGGACAAATGGGAAACTCTGAGGTTGGACACCTTAACATTGGCGCAGGAAGGGTGGTACCTCAGGAACTAGTACGAATTTCTGATGCTGTTGATGATGGCACAATTTTTACTAACGAAGCTCTAGTCAAGGTTTTTGATGCCGTCAAAGCCAATGGTACTAAGCTGCACCTGATCGGATTATGCTCCGATGGAGGAGTACATTCTCATATCGATCACCTGTTTGGTTTACTAGACATGGCTAAATTAAGGGGAATAGCCGATGTTTGTATTCATGTAATCACCGATGGTCGAGATACTCAGCCAACTTCAAGTCTAATCCATGTCCACAAAATTCAGGCATACATTGACCATATTGGTATCGGTAAAATTGTGACGATTAGTGGTCGCTACTATGCCATGGATCGCGATCGGCGCTGGGATCGGGTCCAAAAAGCATATGATGTCATGGTTAAAGATGACCTAGGTGCAATTACCTCAGCGATCGCTGTCCTTGAACATGCCCATAGCGAACAAATTACCGATGAGTTTATCCCCCCTACCCGCATTGCCCACGGTGCCGTTGCCGCAGGAGATGGAGTAATTTTCTTTAATTTTCGTCCCGATCGCTCCCGAGAAATTTGCCAAGCATTTGTTACCCCCAAATTTAGCGGATTTGAGCGTAACCTAATTACTCCTTTGCACTTTGCTACCTTCACCCAGTACGATCCCACCTTGCCAGTGGATGTGGCTTTTGTCGCCCAAAACCTTGACAACATGCTGGGACAGATGATCGCTAAACATCATCTCAAGCAACTTAGGGTTGCAGAAACGGAAAAATATGCCCATGTTACCTACTTTTTTGATGGTGGTAGCGAAGAACCCAATGAAGGTGATGATCGAATTATGATCAATAGCCCTATGGTCTCCACCTACGATCAGTCTCCACCCATGTCTGCCCTTGAAGTTACAAAAACAGTTATAGAAGCAGTCAATAAGCGAATTTATAGCCTGATTGTTGTGAACTATGCCAACCCAGATATGGTAGGACATACAGGTAATTTTAATGCGGCGATCGAAGCCATCACCGTAGTTGATAAATGTCTAGGACAACTTATAGCTGCAATTAATGGAGCGGGAGGAACAGCTTTAATTACAGCCGATCATGGCAATGCTGAATATATGTGGGATGAGCATCATAATCCTTGGACAGCCCATACTATAAATCCCGTGCCGTTTATCGTAGTTGAAGGTGAAGGCTTAAAAATACGGGGATATGGGGGCGAGGTGGAACTGAAATCCGGTGGTAAATTGGCAGATATTGCGCCGACAATCCTTGAGATTTTACAAATTCCTCAACCTCCCGAAATGACAGGCACATCTCTCCTTGCTGCCACTGACGTTGAGTTGCGAGCTTCCCGAAGTCCAGTACGGATTAAGGTCTAA
- a CDS encoding NADH-quinone oxidoreductase subunit M has product MLSVLILIPLLGVLIIGLWSSANTQHIKTLALILAGIALGWTVFLGWQFDLSNPHFQFQEYLPWIDTLGLSYQIGIDGLSLPLLGLNSLLTLIAIYSSEDSIKRPRLYYSLMLLLNSAVVGAFVAQNLLLFFLFYELELIPLYLLIAIWGGSKRGYAATKFLIYTAVSGILVLGAFLATTWLSGSPSFDYDSLLIKSIPLGQQLILLGGLLIGFGIKIPLVPLHTWLPDAHVEASTPVSVLLAGVLLKLGTYGLLRFGLGLFPSAWTILAPWLATWAAVTVLYASLTAIAQTDMKKIVAYSSVAHMGYVLLGAAAMTDLGILASIFQMVSHGLISAMLFLLVGVVYQKTGSRDLDVLRGLLNPERGLPLIGTLMITGAMASAGIPGMVGFISEFLVFRGSFPVFPVQTLLCMVGTGLTGVYLLILLNRAFFGRLAESSANLPSVVWGDRLPSIVLAVLILVLGIQPSLMVRWSESTSVLLAPHSIQVSSVN; this is encoded by the coding sequence ATGCTCAGTGTTCTCATTTTAATTCCCCTATTGGGAGTCCTAATCATTGGCTTATGGTCTTCTGCAAATACTCAGCATATCAAAACCTTAGCTTTGATCCTAGCGGGGATCGCATTGGGCTGGACAGTATTTTTAGGATGGCAATTTGATTTAAGTAATCCCCACTTTCAGTTTCAGGAATATTTACCTTGGATTGATACCCTAGGACTTAGTTACCAAATCGGTATTGATGGTTTATCCCTGCCGTTATTGGGACTAAATAGTTTGCTAACCCTAATTGCCATTTACAGTAGTGAAGACTCGATTAAGCGACCTCGACTCTATTACAGTCTGATGCTTTTACTGAACAGTGCTGTGGTGGGTGCATTTGTAGCGCAAAATTTGCTGTTATTTTTCCTATTCTATGAGCTAGAGCTAATTCCGTTATATTTGCTAATTGCCATTTGGGGTGGTTCCAAGCGGGGTTATGCAGCTACTAAGTTTTTAATCTACACGGCGGTGTCTGGAATTTTAGTCCTTGGGGCATTTTTAGCAACGACTTGGTTGAGCGGTTCTCCTAGTTTTGACTACGATAGCCTCCTGATTAAATCCATTCCCCTAGGACAACAACTCATACTTTTAGGCGGACTATTAATTGGGTTTGGCATAAAAATTCCCCTAGTACCTCTGCACACTTGGTTACCCGATGCCCACGTTGAAGCTTCCACACCTGTTTCAGTCTTGCTGGCGGGGGTTTTACTCAAGCTTGGTACCTATGGCTTGTTACGATTTGGCTTGGGGCTTTTTCCCAGTGCGTGGACGATTTTGGCTCCGTGGTTAGCAACTTGGGCGGCGGTTACAGTTTTGTATGCTTCCTTAACAGCGATCGCCCAGACTGACATGAAAAAAATTGTTGCCTATAGTTCAGTGGCACACATGGGGTATGTTCTACTGGGGGCAGCAGCAATGACTGATTTGGGAATCCTTGCTTCCATTTTTCAAATGGTTAGTCATGGCTTAATTTCGGCAATGTTATTTTTGTTAGTGGGTGTGGTCTATCAAAAAACTGGCAGTCGTGATCTTGACGTGCTGCGAGGACTGTTAAATCCTGAACGGGGTTTACCCCTAATTGGCACCTTAATGATCACTGGTGCTATGGCTAGTGCAGGCATACCGGGAATGGTGGGCTTTATTTCCGAGTTTCTGGTATTTAGAGGTAGTTTTCCTGTTTTCCCCGTTCAAACTTTATTATGTATGGTCGGTACGGGCTTAACAGGAGTTTATTTACTGATCCTGTTAAATCGGGCATTTTTTGGTCGGTTAGCAGAATCTAGTGCCAATTTGCCCAGTGTAGTTTGGGGCGATCGCCTGCCATCCATTGTCTTAGCGGTTTTAATTCTAGTTTTAGGGATTCAACCCAGTTTAATGGTGCGTTGGAGTGAATCAACATCGGTCTTACTAGCTCCACACTCGATCCAAGTTTCCAGCGTAAATTAA
- a CDS encoding sodium:proton antiporter — MEGSFSITVLIITALITGVLAQVIANYFRVPSIVFLLILGLGLGRSGLGLIEPDHLDSGLEVIVSLAVALILFEGGFNLQLQNLGKVSSTIRNLTTIGTLISLLGGGIAAYYFSEFPWAIAFLYASLVVVTGPTVINPILKEVNLDRRLATILEGEGVLIDAVGAILAVVVLDVVLNNNASVFEIIQSLILRLGIGAIIGISGGFLLSNFLKRSKFVATDVKSSVVLAAVLGCFAIAQSIQNESGLMTAVLMGIVVRAASIPDERLLLKFNGQLTILMVSMVFVLLSANLSISSILVLGWGGVFTVLAIMLIVRPLNILVSTWNSGLNWRQKVFLAWCAPRGIVAASVASLFAIILTDKGINGGAAIKALVFLTIAMTVCLQGLTAKWLARRLCLTSQEFEGVVIVGCNPLGLIVAKLLQNGGQNVSMIDDSTESCKQAIAQDIPVIVGNAMDIKTLTESGLDRASTFIALTINPDINLVVTQRVQEEFRPPRVIAVYAESPNLSPSKAPNSPKTIEIQQAFTSRVPIKAWNQYLTQKEVQLGEITLTENIDLQLAEFNSALITGNILPIILECQNQLQIVTADYVWQTGDRIIYLRYTPKILTPSSKPLTQSLAQTLTIDVSPNPLPTETKVTIKPNPPDFLSMAREILKKY, encoded by the coding sequence ATGGAAGGCTCATTTTCAATCACAGTCCTGATCATTACAGCCTTAATTACAGGGGTACTGGCACAGGTTATCGCCAACTATTTCCGAGTTCCTAGCATTGTTTTTCTATTAATCCTAGGACTGGGTTTAGGGCGTAGTGGGTTAGGGCTGATTGAACCCGATCATTTGGATTCAGGCTTAGAAGTAATAGTTTCCTTGGCTGTGGCTCTGATCCTGTTTGAAGGCGGATTTAACCTGCAACTCCAAAATTTGGGTAAAGTCTCTAGCACCATTCGTAACCTCACTACCATCGGTACTTTAATTAGCTTGCTAGGAGGTGGGATTGCTGCCTATTATTTTAGTGAATTTCCCTGGGCGATCGCCTTTCTCTATGCCTCACTGGTTGTAGTCACTGGACCTACGGTGATTAATCCGATCCTAAAGGAAGTAAATCTGGATCGGCGATTAGCGACAATTTTAGAGGGTGAGGGTGTACTCATCGATGCGGTCGGAGCGATTTTAGCTGTAGTCGTCTTAGATGTGGTCTTAAATAATAATGCTTCAGTATTTGAGATCATCCAAAGTCTGATTTTGCGCCTAGGCATTGGAGCCATAATCGGTATTAGTGGAGGATTCCTACTTAGTAATTTCCTCAAGCGATCAAAGTTTGTCGCAACTGATGTCAAAAGTTCCGTGGTTTTAGCTGCGGTTTTGGGGTGTTTTGCGATCGCTCAATCAATTCAAAATGAATCGGGACTAATGACCGCCGTACTGATGGGCATTGTGGTCAGAGCCGCATCCATTCCTGATGAAAGACTGTTACTTAAATTTAATGGACAGTTAACCATACTCATGGTGTCAATGGTGTTTGTCCTGCTATCGGCAAACCTATCTATTTCCAGTATTTTAGTTTTAGGTTGGGGTGGAGTGTTTACAGTATTGGCAATTATGTTAATTGTGCGCCCCCTCAATATTTTAGTTTCCACATGGAATAGTGGTTTAAATTGGCGGCAAAAAGTTTTTTTAGCGTGGTGCGCCCCCCGTGGCATAGTTGCAGCTTCGGTTGCTTCACTATTTGCAATTATTCTCACCGATAAAGGGATTAATGGCGGAGCCGCAATTAAGGCATTAGTATTTTTGACTATTGCTATGACCGTATGCTTGCAAGGATTAACAGCTAAATGGTTAGCAAGACGTCTATGCCTAACCAGCCAAGAGTTTGAAGGAGTGGTAATTGTCGGGTGTAATCCTTTGGGGCTAATAGTGGCAAAGCTTCTCCAAAATGGGGGGCAGAATGTGTCGATGATTGATGACAGTACGGAATCCTGTAAACAGGCGATCGCCCAAGATATTCCCGTTATAGTGGGTAATGCTATGGATATTAAAACCCTGACCGAGAGTGGTTTGGATCGGGCTAGTACTTTCATTGCGTTAACGATTAATCCCGATATAAATTTGGTGGTTACCCAAAGGGTACAGGAGGAATTTCGACCACCTCGGGTAATTGCCGTCTATGCCGAATCTCCAAATTTGTCTCCGTCTAAAGCTCCTAATTCTCCTAAGACTATAGAAATTCAACAGGCTTTTACCAGTAGAGTCCCAATCAAGGCTTGGAATCAATACCTTACCCAAAAAGAAGTACAACTGGGTGAAATTACACTGACGGAAAATATCGATCTACAATTGGCTGAATTTAACTCTGCCCTGATTACAGGTAACATCTTACCAATTATCCTAGAGTGCCAAAATCAACTGCAAATCGTTACGGCTGATTATGTCTGGCAAACGGGCGATCGCATTATTTACCTGCGTTATACTCCTAAAATTCTTACTCCTAGCTCAAAGCCTCTAACACAATCACTAGCGCAAACACTGACAATTGATGTTAGTCCTAACCCCCTTCCCACAGAGACAAAAGTAACAATTAAACCTAATCCCCCAGACTTTTTATCTATGGCAAGGGAAATTCTCAAGAAATACTAG
- a CDS encoding HPP family protein, translating into MISFQKIYLKWQSYWFKLFTRWRECPLTCPIQRPHHKHVFWSWLGSCLAITIAAYLSVITNCPLIMAPFGATSVLIFGVPESPLAQPRNVLGGNLIAALVSLIILNIWGSSPWTMGLAVSIAIAIMQFTNTLHPPSGAVALVVMMTKPNWQFLVTPTLEGSMILVLCAVIFNNLSEERTYPKHWL; encoded by the coding sequence ATGATAAGTTTCCAAAAAATATATTTGAAATGGCAGTCTTACTGGTTCAAGTTATTCACTAGATGGAGAGAATGTCCATTAACTTGTCCGATCCAAAGACCCCATCACAAACATGTCTTTTGGAGTTGGTTAGGTAGCTGTTTAGCAATTACCATTGCCGCTTACCTTTCTGTAATTACAAATTGCCCACTAATTATGGCTCCCTTTGGGGCAACTAGTGTTTTGATCTTTGGTGTACCTGAAAGTCCTTTAGCTCAACCTCGTAATGTCCTTGGTGGTAACCTAATAGCAGCTTTAGTGTCATTAATAATCTTAAATATTTGGGGATCTTCGCCTTGGACAATGGGGCTAGCTGTTTCTATAGCGATCGCCATAATGCAATTTACTAATACCTTGCATCCACCTTCAGGTGCAGTTGCGTTAGTTGTCATGATGACAAAACCTAACTGGCAATTTCTAGTTACTCCAACATTAGAGGGTTCGATGATTTTAGTATTATGTGCTGTTATTTTTAATAATCTTTCTGAAGAGCGCACTTATCCTAAGCATTGGCTATAG
- a CDS encoding DUF4253 domain-containing protein, with amino-acid sequence MDKYEELRTHETEAGNYALDIEDIINKLKEWDQKYGIDLSDVESDAVTVYFKNLPDDLTLLAQEIYEFCPDIIDQHFGCLGDTIEILKDMGEEVSEEILELVEGVDLEDDNHGLELLQRSLKKYKLVGLWWD; translated from the coding sequence ATGGATAAATACGAAGAATTAAGAACCCATGAAACTGAAGCAGGCAACTATGCTTTAGATATAGAAGATATTATTAATAAGCTCAAAGAATGGGATCAAAAATATGGGATCGATTTATCTGACGTTGAATCTGACGCAGTTACAGTTTATTTTAAAAATCTACCCGATGATTTAACCTTACTTGCCCAAGAAATTTATGAGTTTTGCCCAGATATAATTGATCAGCATTTTGGCTGCTTAGGCGATACGATCGAAATACTAAAGGACATGGGAGAAGAGGTATCAGAGGAAATATTGGAATTAGTTGAAGGTGTCGATTTAGAAGATGATAATCATGGATTGGAGTTGCTGCAAAGGTCACTCAAAAAATATAAATTAGTTGGGCTATGGTGGGATTAA
- a CDS encoding glycosyltransferase, with the protein MKLLFISTPVGAFGSGIGGGVELTVQNIAKELIGRSHIVHLAASLGSISTEIPIITIPGEIHSFAQNQSRTDPVSFPDNSVLANLWEYARQVQDSYDLIVNFAYDWLPFYLTPFFRTPIAHFVSMGSLLDNIDRLVHKVSQTHKGTIGVYTKAQAYTFGESVDFEILSSGIDLDLYQFQPISQPQLAWVARIAPEKGLEDAAAVSELLQIPIQVMGKMQDQDYWDQVQTQYPQAQLNYLGFHPTLKLQELLGECAALLMTPKWEEAFGNVAIEALACGVPVIGYARGGIVEIIHHQETGFLVEPDNIESLCSSVKLVSKLHRASCRRQAEREFSLSALGDRFEAWFKRLIK; encoded by the coding sequence ATGAAATTACTATTTATTTCCACGCCTGTTGGGGCATTTGGGTCGGGAATCGGCGGTGGCGTAGAACTAACAGTCCAAAATATTGCCAAGGAATTAATTGGGCGATCGCACATAGTCCATTTAGCGGCATCCCTTGGTTCTATATCCACAGAAATTCCGATCATTACGATTCCCGGAGAGATACATAGCTTTGCCCAAAATCAATCCCGTACCGACCCAGTTAGTTTTCCTGATAACTCGGTTCTCGCCAATCTCTGGGAATATGCACGGCAAGTTCAAGATAGTTATGATTTAATTGTGAATTTTGCCTATGACTGGCTCCCTTTTTACCTCACCCCATTTTTTCGTACTCCCATTGCCCACTTTGTCAGTATGGGTTCGCTCTTAGATAATATCGATCGCCTCGTACACAAAGTATCCCAGACCCATAAAGGTACCATTGGCGTTTATACCAAGGCGCAGGCATATACCTTTGGTGAATCCGTAGATTTTGAAATTCTGAGTAGTGGCATTGATTTAGACTTATACCAATTTCAGCCCATATCCCAACCTCAACTAGCATGGGTAGCCAGAATTGCTCCCGAAAAGGGTTTAGAAGATGCGGCGGCGGTTTCCGAGCTTTTACAAATCCCGATTCAGGTTATGGGAAAAATGCAGGATCAGGACTACTGGGATCAAGTGCAAACCCAATATCCCCAAGCACAACTTAATTACCTCGGCTTTCATCCCACCCTAAAGCTTCAAGAACTCTTAGGTGAGTGTGCGGCATTACTAATGACCCCAAAATGGGAAGAAGCATTTGGTAATGTGGCGATCGAGGCTCTTGCCTGTGGAGTGCCAGTGATTGGCTACGCTAGAGGCGGAATTGTGGAAATTATTCATCACCAAGAAACGGGATTTTTAGTGGAGCCAGATAATATTGAATCTCTATGTAGTTCTGTGAAACTAGTTTCTAAGCTGCATAGAGCCAGTTGTCGCCGTCAAGCTGAACGAGAATTCTCCCTTTCTGCTCTGGGCGATCGCTTTGAGGCATGGTTTAAGAGATTAATTAAATAG
- a CDS encoding alpha-ketoacid dehydrogenase subunit beta encodes MAEVTFFNALRAALDEEMDRDPTVYVMGEDVGFYGGSYKVTKDLYKKYGDLRLLDTPICENSFTGMAVGSAMTGLRPVIEGMNMGFLLLAFNQISNNAGMLRYTSGGNFKIPLVIRGPGGVGKNLGAEHSQRLEAYFQAVPGIKIVSCSTPYNAKGLLKSAIRNDNPVLFFEHVLLYNLKENLPDEEYLLPLDKAELVRPGKDVTILTYSRMRYHVLKAVETLTKKGYDPEVIDLISLKPLDLEAIATSLRKTHRLIIVEEDMRCGGIGAEIIASINDNFFDELDAPVVRLASLDVPTPYNGTLENLTIVQPEDIIKAVEKLLGNAI; translated from the coding sequence ATGGCAGAGGTTACCTTTTTTAATGCCCTCAGAGCAGCCCTAGACGAAGAGATGGATCGAGACCCCACCGTGTATGTCATGGGCGAAGATGTGGGCTTTTATGGAGGTTCCTACAAAGTTACCAAGGATTTATATAAAAAGTACGGTGACTTACGTTTGCTAGATACCCCAATTTGTGAAAATAGCTTTACTGGGATGGCGGTAGGTTCGGCAATGACGGGCTTACGTCCTGTGATTGAAGGCATGAACATGGGTTTTTTGCTATTGGCTTTTAATCAAATTTCCAATAATGCAGGGATGTTACGCTACACCTCTGGGGGCAACTTTAAGATTCCTTTAGTGATCCGTGGTCCTGGTGGTGTGGGCAAAAATTTAGGAGCAGAGCATTCTCAACGCTTAGAGGCATATTTTCAGGCGGTACCAGGGATTAAAATTGTTTCCTGCTCTACACCCTATAACGCTAAAGGTTTATTGAAATCAGCGATTCGTAATGATAATCCTGTTTTATTCTTTGAGCATGTTTTACTCTATAACCTCAAGGAAAATTTGCCCGATGAAGAATATTTATTACCCTTAGATAAGGCAGAATTAGTACGCCCAGGGAAAGATGTGACAATTTTGACCTATTCCCGCATGCGCTATCACGTTCTCAAGGCAGTAGAGACCTTAACGAAAAAAGGCTATGATCCAGAGGTGATTGATCTGATTTCATTAAAACCACTGGATTTAGAAGCGATCGCTACTTCTTTACGCAAAACCCATAGATTAATTATCGTAGAAGAAGATATGCGCTGTGGTGGGATTGGTGCCGAAATCATTGCCTCCATTAATGACAACTTTTTTGATGAACTTGATGCGCCAGTTGTGCGTTTAGCATCTTTGGATGTACCTACTCCCTATAACGGCACCCTTGAAAATCTGACGATTGTGCAGCCTGAAGATATTATTAAAGCTGTGGAAAAACTGTTGGGTAATGCTATTTAA
- a CDS encoding alpha/beta hydrolase has translation MPDFLLYAQHGWADHNYKISCLGQTLATPDALVVAPNLGWWNTWWKIAPLIQTVETIAIANFEQYPHTPIRIVGHSMGGLIWLEILNRYPQWWKNVHSLVLVGSPVGGSKLAKILDPLAIAIGADLAINRMAIAEKIAFHIKTLSIAGDINGISDGTVTIASTQFSHGKFKVLKGINHPRLKNHSLVARAILDFWAEL, from the coding sequence GTGCCAGATTTTTTACTCTATGCTCAGCATGGTTGGGCGGATCATAATTACAAAATTAGCTGCCTTGGACAAACTCTGGCTACGCCCGATGCCCTTGTGGTTGCCCCTAACTTAGGTTGGTGGAACACTTGGTGGAAAATAGCACCGTTAATTCAAACCGTAGAAACCATTGCGATCGCTAATTTTGAGCAATATCCCCATACCCCAATTAGAATTGTTGGTCACTCTATGGGTGGATTAATTTGGTTAGAAATTCTAAATCGCTATCCTCAATGGTGGAAAAATGTCCATAGCCTAGTTTTAGTTGGTTCGCCTGTGGGGGGTTCTAAGTTGGCAAAAATCCTTGATCCCTTGGCGATCGCTATTGGTGCAGATTTAGCTATTAATCGCATGGCTATCGCAGAGAAGATCGCATTCCATATTAAGACCTTGAGTATTGCAGGTGATATTAATGGGATCAGTGATGGTACTGTCACCATTGCTAGCACTCAGTTTAGTCATGGTAAATTTAAAGTCCTTAAGGGGATCAACCATCCACGCCTGAAAAACCATTCCCTTGTGGCAAGGGCAATCCTAGATTTTTGGGCAGAGTTATAA